The following proteins are encoded in a genomic region of Leptospira ryugenii:
- a CDS encoding crossover junction endodeoxyribonuclease RuvC, with product MRIIGIDPGSHRVGYAILSFPDDRKQKIELLCYGTIEVPPKTPSPENLLQIREELEGILSSYQPDFASVEELFFVKNITNGMRVSESRGVILLGLGEHKIPVVQPSATQIKKGISAKGNATKKEVRQAIQLLLRFEDLKGHDDSWDAIAAAFVGKSLLQGFSQVKRKSSNT from the coding sequence ATGCGAATCATTGGAATTGATCCTGGCTCTCATCGGGTTGGGTATGCGATCCTGTCTTTCCCGGATGACAGAAAGCAAAAAATTGAACTTCTCTGCTATGGAACCATCGAAGTGCCACCGAAAACTCCCTCCCCAGAAAACTTGCTCCAAATTCGAGAAGAGCTGGAAGGAATTTTAAGTAGTTACCAACCTGATTTTGCATCCGTAGAAGAATTGTTTTTCGTAAAGAATATCACAAACGGTATGAGAGTTTCGGAATCGCGAGGTGTCATTTTACTTGGCTTAGGTGAACATAAAATCCCCGTAGTCCAACCCTCAGCCACTCAGATAAAAAAGGGGATTTCTGCGAAAGGAAATGCGACAAAAAAGGAAGTTCGCCAAGCTATCCAATTGCTCCTTCGGTTTGAAGATCTAAAAGGCCACGATGACTCTTGGGATGCCATCGCGGCTGCTTTTGTTGGAAAATCCCTACTTCAAGGCTTTTCGCAGGTCAAAAGAAAGTCCTCGAACACTTGA
- a CDS encoding START domain-containing protein, giving the protein MKEKISALVLTVFLLAIDSTTGIRAEEPTWKEAKRKNSVTVLTREYPGSSVDEFLGKTEVDATISQIFALLTELESCKSLYFNCKELVVLSGNERKNIVYVRNGAPWPVSDRDIIMERTLDQNAKTKVASMKLKKTESVSKPSPSGVTRMDSFDAIWRIIPTAAGKVRVEYQAHFEPGGSIPQSVINLAITDTPYNTLLSLRKAVEEGKHKDTKLDWVKEFE; this is encoded by the coding sequence ATGAAAGAAAAGATTTCAGCTCTCGTTCTCACGGTGTTCCTTCTCGCTATTGATTCCACAACAGGAATTAGAGCAGAAGAGCCTACATGGAAAGAGGCGAAACGAAAGAATTCGGTAACAGTACTTACGAGAGAATATCCAGGTTCTTCCGTGGATGAATTTCTAGGAAAAACAGAAGTAGACGCTACAATATCACAAATCTTTGCATTGCTTACCGAATTGGAATCTTGCAAGAGTTTATATTTCAATTGTAAAGAATTGGTGGTTCTTTCTGGAAATGAAAGAAAAAACATCGTCTATGTTAGGAATGGTGCTCCTTGGCCTGTTTCCGATCGCGATATCATTATGGAAAGAACTTTGGACCAAAATGCAAAAACAAAAGTAGCAAGCATGAAACTTAAAAAAACAGAATCTGTTTCTAAACCATCTCCCTCAGGAGTAACTAGAATGGACTCATTTGATGCAATTTGGAGAATCATCCCAACTGCTGCGGGAAAAGTTCGTGTTGAATACCAGGCACATTTTGAACCAGGTGGCTCCATTCCTCAATCGGTTATCAATTTAGCAATCACTGATACACCGTATAACACACTACTCAGTTTACGAAAAGCTGTGGAAGAGGGAAAACATAAAGACACAAAGTTGGATTGGGTCAAAGAATTTGAATAA
- a CDS encoding arylesterase → MLRNNLAQTALLLCLCFSCGGQLEIKSLPDCQKISGVPGPEDIDFFTAKNKPYLLVSVHNRRNMEEIGWLSMVDLSLPLSEQKPLRIKANYPEHFRPHGISYAKVNGKDTLAVISHTLLDETPHRIEIFEHLEGIEWKHTKTLEHPLLTGPNDLFLTESGEIFSSNDRGPENKLMQYVNMIIKRGTADLVYYNGKEFKNLDHKVILGNGVFYRVEKGEEILYRSVFSEKSIHVFKINRTNEGMSLEFRKKIEIGSGPDNIMQDPSGDLYVVGHPSVYSFLKHASSKSMISPSIVYRINQGTDKVDLVYSNDGSEISAASTAYEFGKRIYISQVFEDFLLTCEKP, encoded by the coding sequence ATGCTCCGAAACAATTTAGCCCAGACAGCACTTCTCCTTTGCCTCTGCTTCTCCTGCGGAGGACAGCTTGAAATAAAATCCCTACCAGACTGCCAAAAGATATCAGGGGTCCCTGGCCCAGAAGACATCGATTTTTTCACTGCCAAAAATAAACCCTATCTCTTGGTTTCCGTACACAACAGAAGGAACATGGAAGAGATAGGTTGGTTGTCAATGGTCGATCTGAGTCTACCTCTTTCTGAACAAAAACCATTACGTATTAAAGCAAATTACCCCGAACATTTTAGACCACATGGGATAAGTTATGCGAAGGTGAATGGGAAGGATACCTTAGCTGTTATCTCGCATACTCTTTTGGACGAAACTCCGCACAGAATTGAAATCTTTGAGCACCTTGAGGGAATTGAATGGAAACATACAAAAACTTTAGAACATCCACTGTTAACAGGTCCGAACGATCTGTTCTTAACAGAATCTGGTGAAATCTTTTCATCCAATGACCGTGGGCCTGAAAACAAACTGATGCAATATGTAAATATGATCATCAAACGTGGAACAGCCGATTTAGTTTATTACAACGGGAAAGAATTCAAAAATCTCGACCACAAAGTGATTTTAGGCAATGGAGTATTCTATCGAGTGGAAAAGGGAGAAGAAATACTCTATCGATCTGTATTTTCGGAGAAATCTATCCATGTATTTAAGATCAATCGAACAAATGAAGGAATGAGTCTTGAGTTCCGAAAGAAAATAGAGATTGGGAGCGGACCAGACAACATTATGCAAGATCCCTCAGGAGATCTGTATGTGGTAGGACACCCATCTGTTTATTCATTCTTAAAACATGCCTCATCCAAAAGTATGATATCACCTTCGATTGTGTACAGAATCAACCAAGGCACAGACAAAGTGGATCTTGTCTATTCGAATGATGGATCGGAAATTTCTGCTGCAAGTACCGCTTATGAATTTGGTAAACGTATCTATATCTCTCAAGTGTTCGAGGACTTTCTTTTGACCTGCGAAAAGCCTTGA
- a CDS encoding DoxX family protein: MKKFFLYAMGLFYVLAGLNHFFSPEFYYRMMPSFVPNIELTNIIAGIVEIILGILVLIPSTRKVACYGIIVLLIVVFPANVQMLLNALNGMDMGVPIIALYARLPIQILFIYWSYALKDYRA; encoded by the coding sequence ATGAAAAAGTTCTTTTTATATGCAATGGGTCTTTTCTATGTATTAGCTGGTTTGAACCACTTTTTTTCCCCAGAATTTTATTATCGAATGATGCCCTCCTTTGTTCCGAACATTGAGTTAACCAATATAATCGCGGGGATTGTTGAAATTATTCTAGGTATCCTGGTATTGATTCCTTCTACTCGTAAGGTTGCTTGTTATGGAATCATTGTACTTCTGATCGTAGTATTCCCAGCAAATGTGCAAATGTTACTCAATGCATTGAATGGAATGGATATGGGAGTTCCCATCATTGCTTTGTATGCAAGGCTACCGATCCAAATTCTATTTATCTATTGGTCGTATGCTTTAAAAGACTATCGTGCTTGA
- a CDS encoding acyl-CoA dehydrogenase family protein: MTATAVKLEKSIAEKALAAQSALLNEVTKRLAKKNSENGKVSVSKMDQTQHVFYQLAWFTAQQRVAENFLVYAWDESKGTGELEKQMAVSFAAETITNIRSELAARPTEYELTYQEIFGKLFTDEINTFVESSSKIENYTSIVDKIVDLGHFGAYGLSEDHENFRQIFKDFAENVVAPQSEHVHRHDTLIPADIINGLKDMGCFGLCIPEKFGGIQPDDRPDNISMLVVTEELSRGSLGAAGSLITRPEIMSKALLKGGTEEQKNKWLPLLASGDKMAGIMVTEPNYGSDVAGISVTAKEVPGGFVINGVKTWCTFAGYANLLLVLCRTESDPSLKHRGLSILLAEKPSFDGHEFHFKQEGGGVIQGKAIGTIGYRGMHSYEVSFEDYFVPKENLLGGDAGRGKGFYYQMEGFAGGRIQTAARANGVMQAALEAALRYSQERKVFGKPIYDYTLTKFKIAKMAMITQATRQYTNYVATLLDEHKGQMEATLVKLYASKIAEWVTREAMQIHGGMGYAEEYPVSRYFVDARVFSIFEGAEEVMALRVVAKDLLDQALSA, encoded by the coding sequence ATGACCGCAACTGCAGTAAAATTAGAAAAATCCATCGCTGAGAAGGCTTTAGCAGCCCAATCCGCTCTTCTCAACGAAGTAACCAAACGCCTCGCCAAGAAAAACTCCGAAAACGGAAAGGTATCCGTATCCAAAATGGACCAAACGCAGCACGTGTTCTACCAGCTCGCGTGGTTCACCGCTCAACAGAGAGTGGCTGAAAACTTTTTGGTCTATGCTTGGGACGAGAGCAAGGGGACTGGCGAGCTTGAAAAACAAATGGCGGTATCATTTGCAGCCGAAACGATTACCAACATTCGTTCGGAACTGGCAGCGAGACCTACAGAGTATGAACTTACATACCAAGAAATCTTTGGAAAGTTATTTACAGATGAAATCAACACTTTCGTAGAGTCTAGTTCGAAGATTGAAAACTACACTTCCATCGTAGATAAAATTGTCGATCTTGGACACTTCGGAGCTTACGGGCTTTCAGAAGACCACGAAAACTTCCGCCAAATCTTCAAAGACTTTGCAGAAAATGTTGTTGCTCCGCAATCCGAGCATGTCCACAGACATGACACTCTGATACCAGCTGATATCATCAATGGATTAAAGGACATGGGATGTTTCGGACTTTGTATCCCAGAAAAATTTGGCGGTATCCAGCCTGATGATCGCCCAGACAACATATCCATGTTAGTCGTCACTGAAGAGCTATCTAGAGGCTCACTAGGGGCAGCAGGTTCACTCATTACTCGACCTGAAATCATGTCCAAAGCACTTCTCAAAGGTGGAACCGAAGAACAAAAGAACAAATGGTTACCCCTCCTTGCCAGTGGAGATAAAATGGCGGGGATCATGGTGACAGAGCCAAACTATGGTTCTGATGTTGCAGGTATTTCTGTAACTGCAAAAGAAGTTCCTGGTGGTTTTGTGATCAATGGGGTAAAGACATGGTGTACCTTTGCTGGTTATGCAAACTTACTCCTAGTTCTCTGCAGAACAGAATCTGACCCAAGCTTAAAGCACCGCGGTCTATCTATCCTCCTTGCTGAAAAACCATCCTTTGATGGCCATGAGTTCCATTTCAAACAAGAAGGTGGTGGTGTGATCCAAGGAAAGGCCATTGGTACGATTGGTTACCGAGGAATGCACTCTTATGAAGTATCCTTTGAGGACTATTTTGTTCCAAAAGAAAACCTACTTGGAGGAGATGCAGGCCGAGGAAAAGGTTTCTACTACCAAATGGAAGGGTTTGCGGGAGGCCGTATCCAAACAGCAGCTCGCGCGAATGGAGTCATGCAAGCCGCTTTAGAAGCAGCACTTCGTTACTCTCAAGAGAGAAAGGTATTCGGAAAGCCAATTTACGATTATACACTCACTAAGTTCAAAATTGCAAAGATGGCGATGATCACCCAAGCTACAAGGCAGTATACAAACTATGTAGCAACTTTGTTGGACGAGCATAAAGGCCAAATGGAAGCTACCCTTGTAAAACTCTATGCATCTAAAATTGCAGAGTGGGTGACAAGAGAAGCGATGCAGATCCACGGAGGTATGGGTTATGCAGAAGAATACCCAGTTTCACGATACTTCGTGGATGCAAGGGTCTTCTCTATCTTTGAAGGAGCCGAAGAAGTCATGGCACTACGAGTGGTTGCCAAGGATCTTTTGGACCAAGCGCTCTCAGCGTAA
- a CDS encoding class I SAM-dependent methyltransferase has protein sequence MLDSLHQFRFPEAELMEGEQVRAYADADFSLSHQSIIDTLSQVLGTKHIPESIVDLGCGPGDMTSRLLTLFPQAKLLAIDGSVSMIQYNQSFLEKRNQTKHVSFLCSCIQDWIPYTSYDLIFSNSLLHHLQDPFVLWSAIQRAMGENSFIFVCDLIRPESFSQCEVLVNRHAKDASDILKNDFLNSLMASFTIEEVAKQLDCVRLANRMKLVQISDRHWMAHSLI, from the coding sequence GTGCTTGATTCTTTACATCAATTCCGTTTTCCAGAGGCTGAATTGATGGAAGGTGAGCAGGTAAGGGCTTACGCGGATGCCGATTTTTCTTTGTCACATCAGTCCATCATAGACACCTTGTCTCAGGTTTTGGGCACAAAGCATATACCAGAATCCATCGTTGATTTGGGTTGTGGTCCGGGAGATATGACTTCCCGACTTTTGACTTTGTTTCCGCAAGCAAAGCTTCTTGCGATCGATGGATCAGTATCTATGATTCAATATAATCAAAGCTTTTTGGAGAAAAGAAATCAAACTAAACATGTTTCATTTTTATGTAGCTGCATACAAGATTGGATACCCTATACATCTTATGATTTGATTTTTTCCAATTCTCTTTTGCATCACTTACAAGATCCGTTTGTGCTCTGGTCCGCCATCCAGAGAGCCATGGGAGAGAATAGTTTTATATTTGTTTGTGATTTAATACGTCCAGAAAGTTTTTCGCAGTGTGAAGTTTTGGTCAATCGCCATGCAAAAGATGCTTCCGATATTTTAAAAAATGATTTTCTGAATAGCCTTATGGCAAGTTTCACAATCGAAGAGGTAGCCAAACAGCTAGATTGCGTCCGTTTGGCTAATCGTATGAAACTAGTGCAGATCAGTGATAGGCATTGGATGGCTCATAGTCTCATTTGA